One region of bacterium genomic DNA includes:
- a CDS encoding lytic transglycosylase domain-containing protein has product MLDGVANVLNRIQQISKKFTEIAGVSGDGSPSFQQTLDEAIEETKSAPFSELIDTYSEKYGIDPKLINSIIKAESNFNPNAVSKAGASGLMQLMPETAKALGITNIFAPDENIEGGIKYFKTLLDEFNQNLPLALAAYNAGPEIVKKTNNIPQIDETKNYVEKVLNFYKETK; this is encoded by the coding sequence ATGTTAGATGGTGTAGCAAATGTTTTAAATAGAATACAACAAATAAGCAAAAAATTTACAGAAATCGCTGGAGTCAGTGGTGATGGTAGTCCTTCTTTTCAACAAACATTAGATGAGGCGATTGAAGAGACAAAAAGTGCCCCTTTTTCTGAATTGATTGATACTTATAGTGAAAAATATGGAATAGACCCTAAATTAATCAATTCTATTATCAAGGCAGAATCAAATTTTAATCCTAACGCCGTCTCTAAAGCCGGGGCATCAGGATTGATGCAGTTAATGCCTGAAACTGCTAAGGCATTAGGGATAACTAATATCTTTGCCCCGGATGAAAATATCGAAGGGGGAATCAAATATTTTAAAACGCTATTGGATGAATTTAATCAGAATCTACCTTTAGCCTTAGCCGCTTATAACGCAGGACCTGAAATAGTTAAAAAAACTAATAATATCCCCCAAATTGATGAGACTAAAAATTATGTGGAAAAGGTATTAAATTTTTATAAGGAGACTAAATAA
- a CDS encoding GxxExxY protein, with protein MEKEEREILINKIIGYCIDVHKELGPGFIETVYHKSLESKFKDEKLNFESQKEIPIYYHNRFVGIHKLDFLIENEIILEIKTVEEIHNKYYAQVRSYLKAVDKKMGLLINFADFKLDIRRVEINK; from the coding sequence ATGGAAAAGGAAGAAAGAGAAATACTAATCAATAAAATCATAGGTTATTGTATAGATGTACATAAAGAGTTAGGTCCGGGATTTATTGAAACTGTTTATCACAAAAGCTTAGAGAGCAAATTTAAAGATGAAAAACTAAACTTTGAATCTCAGAAGGAGATACCAATATATTATCATAATAGATTTGTTGGAATACATAAGTTAGATTTCTTAATAGAGAATGAGATTATTTTGGAAATTAAGACAGTTGAAGAAATTCATAACAAGTATTATGCACAGGTAAGATCCTATCTGAAAGCAGTAGATAAAAAGATGGGTTTGTTGATCAACTTTGCTGATTTTAAACTGGATATACGGAGAGTGGAAATAAATAAATAA
- the hisF gene encoding imidazole glycerol phosphate synthase subunit HisF, producing MLAKRIIPCLDVDKGRVVKGVNFVNIRDAGDPVEAAALYDQEGADELVFLDITASYEDRNIMIDVVQRTAEVAFMPLTVGGGIRTLDDIEALLRAGADRVSMNTAAVNRPAFVKEAAERFGSQCIIVAIDAKKHRTESGFKTEGMGDLIVGYQAQECWKVYINGGRTQTNIDALQWAKKVEELGAGEILLTSMDKDGTKNGYDLELTKAISDLVNIPIIASGGAGKLEHFFEVLTLGGADAALAASLFHYRELPIPQVKQYLNSKGVVVRI from the coding sequence ATGTTAGCCAAAAGAATTATTCCCTGCCTTGATGTAGATAAAGGTCGGGTAGTTAAAGGTGTAAATTTTGTTAATATCCGTGATGCTGGCGACCCGGTGGAAGCGGCAGCGTTGTATGACCAGGAAGGGGCAGATGAATTAGTTTTTTTAGATATTACTGCCTCTTATGAAGATAGAAATATTATGATTGATGTTGTTCAAAGGACAGCAGAAGTCGCCTTTATGCCACTTACCGTCGGTGGTGGAATAAGGACTCTTGATGATATTGAGGCTCTATTGAGGGCAGGTGCGGATAGGGTATCGATGAATACAGCCGCGGTGAATAGACCCGCCTTTGTCAAAGAAGCCGCCGAGCGTTTTGGTAGTCAGTGTATCATTGTCGCTATTGATGCTAAAAAACATCGCACCGAATCAGGATTTAAAACCGAAGGTATGGGCGACCTTATTGTTGGCTATCAGGCTCAAGAATGCTGGAAGGTATATATTAATGGTGGACGAACCCAGACAAATATTGACGCCCTGCAATGGGCAAAAAAAGTAGAAGAATTGGGCGCCGGCGAAATTTTATTGACCAGTATGGATAAAGATGGCACTAAAAATGGCTATGACCTTGAGTTGACAAAGGCTATCTCAGATTTAGTTAATATCCCAATCATTGCCTCAGGCGGGGCTGGTAAATTAGAGCATTTCTTTGAAGTATTAACCTTAGGTGGAGCAGATGCCGCCTTAGCCGCTTCCCTCTTTCACTACCGTGAGTTACCTATCCCTCAGGTTAAACAATACCTCAATTCTAAAGGAGTCGTGGTAAGAATTTAA
- the glmS gene encoding glutamine--fructose-6-phosphate transaminase (isomerizing) — MCGIVGYVGPKDATPILIDGLKRLEYRGYDSAGVAVMSNSHIELRRSVGKILNLEEIIRNEPLSGNLGLAHTRWATHGRPSEENAHPHRDCKEQLIVVHNGIIENYTHLKEKLILNGHQFRSQTDTEVIAHLIEEYLKDDLSSAVKIALSKVEGAYALGVISCNQPDRIVAARLASPLVIGLGDGEFFIASDIPAILPYTRQVIFLDDEEMAVLSQNGVKITTIKGKPVKKTMTYVDWDPIMAEKGGYRHFMLKEIYEQPRAIEDTIRGRIIEDEVYLDELNLSQEEISNIDKIVIVACGTAYYAGVVSKFMLEELTQIPTEVDIGSEFRYKNPILSKNTLLIAISQSGETADTLAAVKEGKNKGAKIISVCNVIGSSLTRESKNGVVYTRAGIEIGVASTKAFTSQLTALYLLAVYLGRQRKVIDLRKTKELLDQLRLIPMEVENILNEAGKIEDISHKFHTYENFLYLGRGINYPIALEGALKLKEISYIHAEGYPAGEMKHGPIALIDENMPVVTIATQGQLYEKIMSNIEEAKARGGIIIAVATAGDNKITKKVAHTIHIPKTTPLLSPILAVIPLQLLAYHIAHHRGCDVDQPRNLAKSVTVE; from the coding sequence ATGTGTGGAATTGTAGGTTATGTTGGTCCGAAAGATGCAACGCCAATACTAATTGATGGTTTAAAAAGATTAGAATATCGAGGTTATGATTCAGCGGGGGTTGCGGTTATGAGCAATTCCCATATTGAGTTAAGACGCAGTGTGGGAAAGATATTAAACTTAGAGGAGATTATCCGTAATGAACCTCTTTCTGGCAATTTAGGACTTGCCCATACCCGCTGGGCAACTCATGGCAGACCTTCAGAAGAAAATGCCCACCCACATCGCGATTGCAAAGAGCAACTAATTGTAGTTCATAACGGAATTATTGAAAATTACACCCACTTAAAAGAGAAATTAATTCTCAATGGCCATCAGTTCAGGTCACAAACCGATACTGAGGTAATTGCCCATTTGATTGAAGAATATTTAAAAGATGACCTGAGTTCAGCAGTCAAAATAGCACTAAGTAAAGTAGAAGGTGCTTATGCCCTGGGGGTAATTAGTTGTAACCAACCTGACCGCATCGTTGCGGCAAGATTGGCCAGTCCATTGGTCATAGGTTTAGGAGATGGAGAGTTTTTTATCGCCTCGGATATACCGGCTATTTTACCATACACTCGGCAGGTTATATTTTTAGATGATGAAGAAATGGCTGTCCTGAGTCAAAATGGAGTAAAAATTACGACAATAAAAGGCAAACCAGTTAAAAAAACAATGACTTATGTAGATTGGGACCCCATTATGGCTGAAAAAGGTGGCTATCGACATTTTATGTTAAAAGAAATCTATGAACAACCCCGAGCGATTGAAGATACCATTCGAGGTCGAATAATAGAAGACGAGGTTTATTTAGACGAGTTGAATTTAAGTCAAGAGGAAATATCGAATATTGATAAAATAGTTATTGTTGCCTGTGGCACAGCTTACTATGCCGGCGTAGTTAGTAAATTTATGTTAGAAGAATTAACCCAAATCCCAACCGAGGTGGATATAGGTTCTGAATTTAGATATAAAAACCCAATTTTATCTAAAAATACCTTGCTTATTGCTATCTCTCAATCAGGTGAGACCGCAGATACATTAGCCGCAGTTAAAGAAGGGAAAAATAAAGGGGCAAAAATTATCTCTGTTTGTAATGTTATTGGCTCCTCGCTTACCCGTGAGTCTAAAAATGGCGTTGTTTATACCCGTGCCGGAATAGAAATAGGTGTAGCTTCCACTAAGGCATTTACTTCACAATTAACTGCACTTTATTTATTAGCAGTTTATCTTGGTCGTCAACGCAAAGTTATTGATTTAAGAAAAACTAAAGAATTACTGGACCAACTTCGACTTATACCAATGGAAGTAGAAAATATCTTAAATGAGGCAGGAAAGATTGAAGACATAAGCCACAAATTTCATACTTATGAAAATTTTCTTTATTTAGGTCGAGGAATTAATTACCCAATTGCCTTAGAAGGGGCACTGAAATTAAAAGAAATATCCTATATCCATGCCGAAGGTTATCCGGCAGGTGAGATGAAACATGGTCCAATCGCCTTAATTGATGAAAATATGCCAGTGGTGACTATTGCGACACAAGGACAGCTTTATGAGAAAATTATGAGTAATATTGAAGAGGCAAAGGCAAGAGGAGGAATTATTATTGCCGTAGCCACGGCTGGTGATAATAAAATAACCAAAAAGGTAGCCCATACCATTCATATCCCAAAAACTACACCTCTTCTTAGTCCTATCTTAGCCGTTATTCCATTACAATTATTAGCCTATCACATCGCTCATCATCGTGGTTGTGATGTTGACCAGCCAAGAAATCTGGCTAAAAGCGTCACTGTCGAGTAG